A DNA window from Streptomyces sp. B21-083 contains the following coding sequences:
- a CDS encoding dihydrolipoamide acetyltransferase family protein produces MPEIFMPRLSDTMEEGTLSRWLKQEGDLVHKGDAVAEIETDKAVMELEAYDEGPLIHILVAEGTTVPIGTPIAMIGTDSPATAQKPPLEQAAQAPDPSAAPPTPPQDPPAVPATTVATVSDAGEDSEVRTSPLARTLARQNGIDLADLTGSGPGGRIVRADVDAAVPTFSERAAGRSPLVDDDEEVPLSTSRRITAQRLTQSTRQTPHFYLTTIVDAEPLLAFRAQINDRLTEPGLRISINDLLIKGCATTLRTHPQVNASWDTSRILRHRRIHIGIAVATDDGLIVPVLHDADRKTLTAIAREAHGLAQDARARHVSPASISGGTFTISNLGTYGIDHFTAVINPPQAAILAVGAAQPQPIVRNGELGVGTTMALTLSIDHRVLDGAVAAAFLADLKTLLEQPFSIVL; encoded by the coding sequence ATGCCGGAGATCTTCATGCCCCGCCTGTCCGACACCATGGAGGAAGGCACCCTGAGCCGGTGGCTGAAACAAGAAGGCGACCTGGTTCACAAAGGCGATGCCGTCGCCGAGATCGAGACGGACAAAGCCGTGATGGAACTGGAGGCGTACGACGAGGGGCCATTGATCCACATCCTCGTCGCCGAAGGCACGACCGTCCCCATCGGGACCCCCATCGCGATGATCGGAACCGACTCCCCGGCCACCGCGCAAAAGCCCCCACTGGAGCAGGCCGCTCAAGCACCCGACCCGAGTGCGGCACCGCCCACACCCCCTCAGGACCCGCCGGCTGTCCCCGCAACCACCGTGGCGACCGTATCCGACGCCGGAGAGGACTCCGAAGTGCGCACGTCCCCGCTGGCGCGCACACTCGCCCGCCAGAACGGCATCGATCTGGCGGACCTCACCGGCAGCGGCCCCGGCGGACGCATCGTGCGCGCGGACGTTGACGCCGCCGTGCCGACGTTCTCAGAGCGGGCCGCCGGTCGATCGCCGCTCGTGGACGATGACGAAGAGGTGCCGCTGAGCACCAGTCGCCGCATCACCGCCCAACGCCTGACACAAAGTACGCGGCAGACGCCGCACTTCTACCTGACCACCATCGTCGATGCCGAGCCCCTGCTGGCCTTCCGCGCCCAGATCAACGACCGCCTCACGGAACCCGGCCTGCGCATCAGCATCAACGACCTGCTGATCAAGGGATGCGCGACGACCCTCCGCACCCACCCACAGGTCAACGCCTCCTGGGACACCAGCCGTATCCTGCGTCACCGGCGCATCCACATCGGCATCGCCGTCGCCACCGACGACGGCCTCATCGTCCCGGTGCTGCACGACGCCGACCGCAAGACCCTGACCGCGATCGCCCGTGAAGCGCACGGACTTGCCCAGGACGCTCGGGCCAGGCACGTGTCACCGGCGAGCATCAGCGGCGGCACATTCACCATCAGCAACCTGGGCACCTACGGCATCGACCACTTCACCGCCGTCATCAATCCGCCCCAGGCAGCGATCCTCGCCGTCGGCGCCGCGCAGCCTCAGCCCATCGTCCGCAACGGCGAACTCGGCGTGGGCACCACCATGGCGCTGACCTTGTCCATCGACCACCGCGTCCTGGACGGTGCTGTCGCAGCAGCCTTCCTCGCCGACCTCAAAACACTCCTAGAACAGCCCTTCAGCATCGTGCTGTAA
- a CDS encoding sensor histidine kinase: protein MSEDGLRGSEPYLPTLRLDELLAELQVRIDAVRGTRGRLRGLLEAVLSVGRELDLPHVLRNIVEAAVLLVDAEYGALGVIDDDQKLSEFLAVGISDEQWAEIGAVPSGHGILGELIRHPETLRLPELSEHPASYGFPPRHPPMHSFLGVPIRVRDEVFGNLYLTEKRNAKEFDEEDEAVLSTLAVAAGVAIENARLYEGAMRRERWILASEEVTRSLLTGVSSSEVLELIAEKARTIVAADVGMVAERVLGEDSLRPMLAVGLDAERRSGLVLSGQDRFIRDALGTTRPVVSTDIQQDSRAGREERQWAGLGPVVAVPLGTNGKSRGVLLLGRVAGSSAFGETDTSPLLGFAGQAALALELAERRREAEQITLLKDRDRIARDLHDLAIQRLFAAGMTLQSTQRFVEHPEAVERLTRTVDDLDDTIKIIRSTIFGLRTHGDGTRQGSGLRGRVTEAVSSVAATLGFPPALQIEGLVETEVPADIADDTVAVLGEALSNTARHSGARAVDIRLRCSAGELTLTVSDDGRGVPDGVVRSGLKNMEERAEERGGTMSLGVRPQGGGTSMVWRVPVNRAAPDAPEV from the coding sequence ATGAGCGAAGACGGGCTCAGGGGATCCGAGCCGTATCTGCCCACGCTGCGCCTTGATGAGCTGCTGGCCGAACTGCAGGTGCGCATTGACGCCGTGCGTGGCACCCGAGGCCGGCTGCGCGGCCTGCTGGAGGCGGTGCTGTCTGTCGGGCGGGAGCTGGATCTGCCCCACGTACTGCGGAACATCGTCGAAGCCGCCGTCCTGCTGGTGGATGCCGAATACGGCGCACTGGGCGTAATCGACGACGATCAGAAGCTGTCGGAGTTCCTGGCCGTCGGAATCAGCGACGAACAGTGGGCGGAGATCGGGGCTGTCCCCAGCGGGCACGGAATTCTTGGGGAACTGATCCGGCATCCGGAAACACTGCGTCTGCCGGAGCTCTCGGAGCATCCGGCCTCCTACGGATTCCCGCCCCGTCACCCGCCGATGCACTCCTTCCTCGGAGTGCCGATCCGGGTGCGCGACGAAGTGTTCGGCAACCTCTACCTCACCGAGAAGCGCAACGCGAAGGAGTTCGACGAGGAGGACGAAGCGGTCCTGTCCACGCTTGCAGTCGCGGCCGGCGTCGCCATCGAGAACGCGCGGCTCTACGAAGGGGCCATGCGCAGGGAACGCTGGATCCTCGCCAGCGAGGAGGTCACCCGCAGCCTGCTGACCGGGGTATCGAGCTCCGAGGTCCTGGAGCTGATCGCAGAGAAGGCCCGGACGATCGTCGCCGCGGACGTCGGGATGGTCGCGGAGCGGGTACTGGGCGAGGACAGCCTGCGGCCGATGCTCGCAGTCGGCCTGGACGCCGAGCGGCGCAGCGGGCTGGTGCTGTCGGGACAGGACCGGTTCATCAGGGATGCGCTGGGCACGACGCGGCCAGTGGTCAGCACAGACATCCAACAGGACTCCCGCGCCGGTCGTGAGGAACGGCAATGGGCCGGGCTCGGGCCTGTGGTCGCGGTGCCGCTCGGTACCAACGGGAAGTCCCGCGGGGTGCTGCTGCTGGGGCGCGTGGCCGGAAGCAGTGCCTTCGGGGAGACGGATACCAGTCCGCTCCTCGGGTTCGCCGGTCAGGCGGCTCTGGCGCTGGAGCTGGCCGAGCGGCGCCGGGAGGCGGAACAGATCACCCTGCTCAAGGACCGCGACCGGATAGCCCGCGACCTCCACGACCTTGCCATCCAGCGGCTCTTCGCGGCCGGGATGACCTTGCAGAGCACTCAGCGGTTTGTGGAGCACCCTGAGGCCGTGGAACGGCTGACGCGGACCGTCGACGACCTCGACGACACCATCAAGATCATTCGTTCTACTATCTTCGGGCTGCGTACACACGGTGACGGCACCAGGCAAGGCAGCGGGTTGCGCGGCCGGGTGACCGAGGCCGTCAGTAGCGTTGCCGCCACGCTCGGGTTCCCGCCGGCGCTGCAGATCGAAGGGCTCGTGGAGACCGAGGTTCCGGCCGACATCGCAGACGACACCGTCGCGGTGCTCGGCGAGGCGCTCAGCAACACAGCCCGCCACTCCGGGGCACGCGCCGTGGACATCCGGCTGAGGTGTAGCGCGGGCGAGCTGACGCTCACGGTGTCAGACGACGGCCGCGGAGTGCCGGACGGGGTCGTGCGCAGTGGGCTGAAGAATATGGAAGAGCGCGCCGAGGAACGGGGCGGGACGATGTCGCTCGGTGTACGGCCGCAGGGCGGCGGTACGAGCATGGTGTGGCGGGTCCCCGTGAACCGGGCTGCGCCAGACGCACCGGAAGTCTGA
- a CDS encoding response regulator transcription factor, with the protein MAKARTFTEQDPIRVFLVDDHEVVRRGLTDLLDTEPDISVVGDAGGVAQALARGPALRPDVAVLDVRLLDGDGITVCRELRSQMPELACLMLTSFDDEEALLDAIMAGAAGYVLKQIKGSDLVSVVRTVASGQSMLDPATTARLMRSLRADPAVEPAIAPELAALSPRERDILALIGDGLTNRQIGRKLYLSEKTVKNHISRLLAKLGVQRRVQAAVISSHLQQPGTTAPPER; encoded by the coding sequence ATGGCCAAGGCACGGACCTTCACCGAGCAGGACCCGATCCGGGTCTTCCTGGTTGACGATCACGAAGTGGTGCGACGGGGGCTCACCGATCTTCTGGACACCGAACCGGACATCTCGGTGGTGGGCGACGCAGGCGGCGTCGCCCAGGCACTGGCACGCGGCCCGGCGTTGCGCCCGGACGTGGCCGTGCTCGACGTACGCCTCCTGGACGGCGACGGGATCACCGTCTGTCGGGAGCTGCGCAGCCAGATGCCGGAACTCGCCTGTCTGATGCTGACGTCGTTCGACGACGAGGAGGCCCTGCTCGATGCGATCATGGCCGGCGCGGCGGGCTACGTTCTCAAGCAGATCAAGGGATCCGACCTGGTTTCGGTGGTACGTACGGTCGCCTCCGGCCAGTCGATGCTGGATCCCGCCACGACGGCCCGGCTGATGCGGTCGCTGCGTGCGGACCCGGCCGTGGAACCGGCCATCGCCCCCGAACTGGCCGCACTGTCGCCCCGCGAGCGGGACATTCTCGCTCTGATCGGCGACGGGCTCACCAACCGCCAGATCGGCAGGAAGCTCTACCTGTCGGAGAAGACGGTGAAGAACCACATCTCCCGGCTGCTGGCCAAACTGGGCGTCCAGCGCAGAGTCCAGGCAGCGGTCATCTCCAGCCATCTGCAACAGCCCGGTACCACCGCCCCACCAGAACGATGA
- a CDS encoding TraR/DksA family transcriptional regulator, with product MVTHHTIGEHGTALSSEDLATLRENLHEQRLFRTEQLRQIGAASASRADELIQQRTASQIEVRIKLAASARMVLADVEEALARMDEGGYGTCRLCRRPIARERLMIVPQARYCARCQQVSKAAR from the coding sequence TTGGTGACCCACCACACCATCGGTGAGCACGGCACGGCCCTCTCGTCAGAGGACCTGGCCACGCTGCGCGAGAACCTGCACGAGCAGCGCCTGTTCCGCACGGAACAGCTGCGGCAGATCGGGGCAGCCTCCGCATCCCGCGCCGACGAACTGATCCAGCAGCGGACCGCCTCGCAGATCGAGGTCCGCATCAAACTCGCCGCCTCCGCCCGCATGGTGCTCGCGGATGTCGAAGAGGCCCTTGCCCGCATGGACGAGGGCGGCTACGGCACCTGTCGGCTGTGCCGACGCCCCATCGCGCGTGAACGCCTGATGATCGTGCCGCAGGCTCGCTACTGCGCCCGGTGCCAGCAGGTCAGCAAGGCCGCCCGATGA
- a CDS encoding response regulator transcription factor, whose translation MSTGQAKIRILLADDHALVRRGVRLILDREPDLEVVAEAGDGAEAIAITRSQDVDLAVLDIAMPRLTGLQAARELLALKPRLRILMLTMHDNEQYLFQALKAGASGYVLKSVADRDLVAAMRGEPFLYPGAVTALIRNYLDRVRNGEEAPDQLLTPREEEVLKLVAEGHTSKEIAELLVISVKTVQRHRENLLHKLGLRDRLELTRYAIRAGLVQP comes from the coding sequence ATGAGTACCGGCCAGGCCAAGATTCGGATTCTTCTCGCGGACGACCACGCGCTGGTGCGCCGCGGAGTGCGGCTCATCCTCGACCGGGAACCGGACCTCGAGGTGGTCGCGGAGGCCGGTGACGGCGCGGAGGCGATCGCCATAACCCGCTCCCAGGACGTCGACCTCGCGGTCCTGGACATCGCGATGCCCCGTCTGACGGGTCTCCAGGCCGCCCGCGAACTGCTTGCCCTGAAGCCCCGGCTGCGCATCCTGATGCTGACGATGCATGACAACGAGCAGTACCTCTTTCAGGCACTCAAGGCCGGCGCGAGCGGATATGTTCTGAAATCCGTCGCCGACCGCGATCTGGTAGCCGCCATGCGCGGCGAGCCGTTCCTCTACCCGGGTGCGGTCACCGCGCTCATCCGCAACTACCTCGACCGCGTCCGCAACGGTGAAGAAGCCCCCGACCAGCTCCTCACCCCGCGCGAGGAGGAGGTCCTCAAACTCGTCGCCGAAGGGCACACGTCCAAGGAGATCGCCGAACTCCTCGTGATCAGTGTCAAGACGGTGCAACGGCATCGGGAGAACCTCCTGCACAAACTGGGCCTGCGCGACCGCCTGGAACTGACCCGGTACGCCATCCGCGCCGGACTCGTCCAACCGTGA
- a CDS encoding Rv1733c family protein has translation MRKTTRTKIRGWRWRPNELRRPSDVLETRILLGTWALAVAGGVAAGIAGADSLAGVVDRQRAEASSVSAVLVRAAPAPAHDVETGSVYDHVIADVRWTDTDGTVRTDWTRVDPGTRAGTAIMVWTDGEGHLVPAPIGPAQKTALLALTGSGTAAAGGAAVLLAGWGVRKRVEQGATDCWGTEWDQVGPGWGHKTG, from the coding sequence ATGCGGAAGACCACTCGCACCAAGATTCGAGGATGGCGGTGGCGGCCTAACGAGCTCCGTCGACCCAGCGACGTGCTGGAGACGCGGATCCTGCTCGGCACCTGGGCGCTGGCGGTGGCCGGCGGTGTTGCTGCGGGCATCGCAGGCGCGGACTCCCTCGCGGGCGTGGTGGACCGGCAGCGGGCGGAAGCCAGTTCCGTCTCCGCGGTGCTGGTGCGCGCGGCGCCGGCCCCTGCGCACGATGTGGAGACAGGTTCCGTGTACGACCACGTCATAGCGGACGTGCGCTGGACCGACACCGACGGAACCGTCCGGACAGACTGGACGAGAGTAGATCCAGGTACCAGGGCTGGTACGGCCATCATGGTGTGGACGGACGGCGAGGGCCATCTCGTGCCGGCCCCGATCGGCCCGGCGCAGAAGACGGCGTTGCTCGCGCTGACCGGTTCGGGCACAGCTGCCGCCGGAGGTGCGGCGGTCCTGCTGGCGGGGTGGGGGGTACGCAAGCGGGTGGAACAAGGGGCCACGGATTGCTGGGGCACGGAGTGGGATCAGGTAGGTCCGGGATGGGGGCACAAGACCGGCTGA
- a CDS encoding TraR/DksA family transcriptional regulator, protein MSLDTPRTDPRSGHPADHDVRQRLDHARITRLAQLQALDEAAQSPDDHLMTTQKEGIQRVLQEIDNACARVEDGTYGACQSCAKSIAPERLEILPHTPYCVTCLRRTA, encoded by the coding sequence GTGTCACTCGACACCCCCCGGACGGATCCCCGCTCCGGACACCCGGCCGATCACGACGTCCGCCAGCGCCTCGACCATGCCCGCATCACGCGGCTTGCCCAGCTGCAAGCCCTCGACGAAGCCGCCCAGAGCCCCGACGACCACCTGATGACCACGCAGAAGGAAGGCATCCAGCGCGTCCTCCAGGAGATCGACAACGCCTGCGCCCGCGTTGAGGACGGTACCTACGGCGCCTGCCAGAGCTGCGCCAAGTCCATCGCACCGGAGCGGCTGGAAATCCTCCCCCACACGCCGTACTGCGTCACCTGCCTGCGCCGCACCGCCTGA
- a CDS encoding Crp/Fnr family transcriptional regulator produces the protein MTNSPTSSMTRALPAEHRERLMCAAKEVSFPHGTRLFEEGGRADRLWVIRTGTVALDIHVPGRRAAVIEVLGHNELVGWSWLFGPHTWHLGAETTSPVRAYEFDAMEVRAMCQDDPVLAVTVTQWVGDVLAHRLRAARTRLLDLYAPYGS, from the coding sequence ATGACCAATTCTCCCACATCCAGCATGACCAGGGCGCTGCCCGCGGAGCACCGGGAGCGGCTGATGTGCGCCGCGAAGGAGGTGTCGTTCCCGCACGGGACACGCCTCTTCGAGGAGGGCGGGCGCGCTGACCGGCTCTGGGTCATCCGTACCGGCACGGTCGCCCTCGACATCCATGTGCCCGGCCGCCGGGCAGCAGTCATCGAGGTCCTGGGCCACAACGAACTCGTCGGCTGGTCCTGGCTGTTCGGCCCGCACACCTGGCATCTGGGCGCCGAAACGACAAGCCCGGTACGGGCCTACGAATTCGACGCCATGGAGGTACGCGCGATGTGTCAGGACGATCCTGTGCTGGCAGTGACGGTGACCCAGTGGGTGGGCGATGTACTCGCCCACCGGTTGCGCGCAGCCAGGACCCGCCTCCTGGACCTGTATGCCCCGTACGGCAGTTAG
- a CDS encoding CBS domain-containing protein: MQHRTVSDLMTTSVVRVRQDTGFKEIVKLFAQHDITAVPVVDGDDRPLGVVSETDLLHKQAGQVDPAGLLPVLNPQYSDRARTEATTAKGLMSSPAITARPQWTVVEAAQVMEVHRVKRLLVVDEAERLMGVVSRADLLRVFLRGDHAIRDEIAEVVLVRTLGTAPTAVTVRVVDGNVFLSGTVERKSLIPLVIRLCQGVDGVIDVAADRLGHRVDDVCGNAALGHPAATATATATAEEPETAWRERSNRPSVEAHRA, encoded by the coding sequence ATGCAGCATCGGACGGTGAGCGACCTGATGACCACATCCGTCGTACGGGTGCGGCAGGACACCGGTTTCAAGGAGATCGTCAAGCTGTTCGCCCAGCACGACATCACCGCCGTCCCGGTCGTCGACGGCGACGACCGCCCGCTGGGTGTGGTCTCCGAGACGGACCTGCTGCACAAGCAGGCGGGACAGGTGGATCCGGCGGGACTGCTGCCGGTCCTCAACCCGCAGTACTCTGACCGAGCCAGGACCGAGGCGACCACAGCCAAGGGACTGATGAGCAGTCCAGCCATCACCGCCCGTCCGCAATGGACGGTCGTCGAGGCCGCCCAGGTGATGGAAGTCCACCGCGTCAAACGACTACTGGTAGTGGACGAGGCCGAACGGCTTATGGGCGTGGTCAGCCGCGCCGACCTGCTGCGGGTGTTTTTGCGCGGGGACCACGCCATCCGGGACGAAATCGCCGAGGTCGTACTTGTACGCACGCTGGGCACCGCGCCCACCGCGGTGACAGTGCGCGTCGTCGACGGCAACGTCTTTCTCAGTGGGACCGTCGAGCGGAAGTCCCTCATCCCCCTCGTCATCCGGCTGTGCCAAGGCGTGGACGGAGTGATCGACGTCGCCGCCGATCGGTTGGGCCATCGAGTCGACGACGTCTGCGGGAATGCGGCCCTCGGCCATCCGGCCGCGACGGCGACGGCGACGGCGACGGCGGAAGAACCCGAAACCGCCTGGCGTGAGCGAAGCAATCGACCTTCTGTAGAAGCTCACCGGGCCTGA
- a CDS encoding helix-turn-helix transcriptional regulator: MGFTLVFVNDPNEVRDADVSAIAALDEPTRRRLYDHVARQPGAVSRDEAAAALGLARQTAAFHLDRLADESLLDVVYERRSGRAGPGAGRPAKLYRRSTKQVAVSLPDRRYEMAGRLLAQAVEEADATGEPVRDVLHRKAEELGTQLGGQDSACLFDLLERHGFEPACENGAIVLGNCPFHALAREHTQTVCSMNLHLLRGVLNGLDEAGFAARLAPSPGRCCVRLEPAPTVTQ; the protein is encoded by the coding sequence ATGGGTTTTACACTGGTGTTCGTGAACGACCCGAACGAAGTACGTGACGCCGACGTCTCCGCCATCGCAGCCCTCGATGAGCCGACGCGCAGGAGGCTGTACGACCATGTGGCGCGCCAGCCGGGAGCCGTCAGCCGGGACGAGGCAGCCGCCGCCCTGGGCCTGGCCCGGCAGACCGCGGCCTTCCACCTCGACCGGCTCGCCGATGAATCCCTGCTCGACGTGGTCTATGAGCGACGCAGCGGACGGGCGGGGCCAGGAGCGGGCAGGCCGGCCAAGCTGTACCGGCGCTCGACGAAACAGGTGGCCGTCAGCCTGCCGGACCGACGCTACGAGATGGCCGGACGGCTCCTCGCCCAGGCCGTGGAGGAAGCCGACGCAACGGGTGAGCCGGTGAGGGATGTACTGCACCGCAAGGCCGAAGAGCTCGGCACGCAGTTGGGCGGGCAGGACAGCGCCTGCCTCTTCGACCTGCTGGAGCGGCACGGCTTCGAACCGGCCTGCGAGAACGGCGCCATCGTGCTGGGCAACTGCCCCTTCCACGCCCTGGCCCGTGAACACACACAGACGGTGTGCAGCATGAACCTGCACCTGCTGCGCGGCGTCCTGAACGGACTGGACGAGGCAGGGTTTGCCGCACGTCTGGCACCCAGCCCCGGCCGGTGCTGTGTACGACTCGAGCCTGCACCGACGGTCACCCAATAG
- a CDS encoding HAMP domain-containing sensor histidine kinase, whose product MSLYWRIFGLNAVVLGAATALLLWAPVTVSVPVALTEAVILVGGLAVMLVANAALLRIGLVPLDRLTRLMTTVDLLRPGQRLPVQGRGAIADLISTFNAMLERLEKERATSSARALLAQETERRRIAQELHDEVGQSMTAILLVLKRAADEASDPLRGELQDAQEITRGSLDEVRRLVRRLRPGVLDDLGLISALTSLTTEFATHTGLRVQRHFDPDLPALDHETELVIYRVAQESLTNVARHAEAQQVEMSLRRSDDTVVLDVSDDGCGIGVAREGAGIRGMRERALFVGAILDITAAARTGTRLRLTVPRVRKQP is encoded by the coding sequence GTGTCCCTGTACTGGCGGATCTTCGGGCTCAACGCCGTGGTGCTGGGCGCGGCGACCGCCCTGCTGCTGTGGGCCCCGGTGACCGTCTCCGTCCCTGTTGCGCTGACCGAAGCGGTCATCCTGGTGGGCGGCCTGGCCGTCATGCTGGTCGCCAACGCGGCCCTGCTGCGTATCGGCCTGGTTCCGCTGGATCGGCTGACCCGCCTGATGACCACCGTCGACCTGCTCCGCCCCGGCCAACGGCTCCCCGTACAAGGACGCGGCGCGATTGCGGACCTGATCAGCACGTTCAACGCCATGCTGGAGCGACTGGAGAAGGAACGGGCCACGAGCAGTGCCCGTGCCCTGCTCGCCCAGGAGACAGAACGACGCCGCATCGCCCAGGAACTGCACGACGAGGTCGGGCAGAGCATGACCGCCATCCTGCTGGTCCTCAAGCGTGCGGCGGACGAAGCATCCGATCCACTGCGCGGCGAGCTCCAAGACGCTCAGGAGATCACCCGCGGAAGCCTGGACGAAGTCCGCCGCCTGGTGCGCCGGCTGCGCCCGGGTGTACTGGACGACCTCGGCCTGATCAGTGCGCTCACCTCCCTCACCACCGAGTTCGCCACGCACACCGGGCTGCGTGTGCAGCGTCATTTCGACCCCGACCTGCCTGCCCTGGACCACGAGACGGAACTTGTGATCTACCGCGTGGCTCAGGAGAGCCTGACCAACGTCGCCCGCCACGCCGAGGCACAACAGGTGGAGATGAGCCTGCGCCGCAGTGACGACACGGTGGTCCTCGACGTCAGTGACGACGGCTGCGGCATCGGCGTCGCCCGCGAGGGTGCCGGGATCCGCGGCATGCGCGAACGCGCCCTGTTCGTGGGGGCCATCCTGGACATCACTGCCGCAGCACGGACCGGCACACGCCTGCGGCTGACCGTGCCCCGCGTGAGGAAGCAGCCATGA
- a CDS encoding pyridoxamine 5'-phosphate oxidase family protein, with translation MSSSNHRPITAWPRQSLEVSGDEALELLGGVSLGRIVFTRQALPTIRPVNHVLDHGDVIIRTHEGASLTSQVRDADGRGVVVAYEADSIDPDTHLGWSVVVTGYALLITDPGELARYRSMLRPWANQDMDYAVRIHPALVTGIRLTVPPLMADS, from the coding sequence ATGTCAAGTAGCAACCACCGCCCGATCACTGCCTGGCCGCGCCAATCCCTGGAAGTCTCCGGCGATGAGGCCCTGGAGCTGCTGGGCGGAGTGTCCCTGGGCAGAATCGTCTTCACCCGGCAGGCTCTCCCGACCATCCGCCCCGTCAACCACGTGTTGGATCATGGCGACGTCATCATCCGCACTCACGAGGGCGCATCCCTGACCTCCCAGGTCCGGGATGCCGACGGGCGCGGCGTCGTCGTCGCCTACGAAGCCGACTCGATCGACCCGGACACCCACCTCGGCTGGAGCGTCGTCGTCACGGGCTACGCCCTCCTGATCACCGACCCGGGCGAACTCGCACGCTACCGGTCGATGCTGCGCCCCTGGGCGAACCAGGACATGGACTACGCCGTCCGCATTCACCCCGCCCTGGTTACCGGCATCCGGCTCACCGTCCCGCCACTCATGGCAGACAGTTGA